TTTTAGATTGCTTTTAATAAAGATATGTTCTCCTTCGTCTTCTTTGTTTTCTTTTTTAAGAAGAAAGTGGTCAATCGCTCTGCGGACAGAAGCATTAAATCGTTCAATAGAAATAGGTTTCTGTAAATAATCAGTCGCATCATAATCAAAAGCTTTCATAGCGTATTCTGCTTTTGAAGTAATGAAAATGATTTGAGGCTTGGTTTTTAAACCGTCAAGAAAATCAAAACCGCTAATCACAGGCATTTCAATATCAAGAAATATCAAATCAACATTATGAACAGTCATACAGCTTTTTGCCTCAATTGCATTTGAAAAATCTCCGATTAGGTTTAAATTGGTATGATTATTAACTAACTTTGCAATAATCATTCTTTGTATTGAACTATCATCAACAACAACACAGTTTAGTTTCATAGTATCAAGTTTTTGATTTGGTAGAGTAAAAATAGTTTTTTTTTTTATTTAATTTTAAAAATTCAAGTTTTTTTTCCCCGTTCATCGATTATAGTTGTTTGGTACTTGTATGTTCGAAAAAAAAGATTACTTTTGCACCCAATTTAACAAATAAATAAATTTTTTATGAATCATTATGAAACTGTTTTCATTTTAAATCCCGTTTTATCTGAAGTTCAGGTAAAGGAAACAGTAAGCAAATTTGAAGATTTTCTTACTAGTAGAGGAGCAGAAATGGTATCTAAAGAAGACTGGGGTCTTAAAAAGATGGCTTACGAAATCCAAAACAAGAAAAGTGGTTTTTACCATTTGTTCGAATTTAAAGTATCAGGAGAAGTTCTTATCGCTTTTGAAACTGAATTCAGACGTGACGAAAGAGTTATGCGTTTCTTAACTGTAAGTCTTGACAAACATGCTATCTCTTGGGCTGAAAGAAGAAGAGCAAAACTTAAATCTCAAAAAGCTTAATTATCATGGCAACATTACAACAATCTGCTTCAGGAAAAAAAGACGGGGATATCAGATATCTTACGCCTTTGAACATAGAAACTAACAAGACTAAAAAATATTGTCGTTTCAAAAAATCAGGTATCAAATATATCGATTATAAAGATGCTGATTTCTTATTGAAATTCGTTAATGAGCAAGGAAAAATTCTTCCTCGTCGTTTAACAGGAACTTCATTAAAATACCAAAGAAAAGTGTCTGTAGCTGTAAAAAGAGCACGTCACTTAGCTTTAATGCCATACGTGGCGGATTTATTAAAATAATTAAAAATTAACAGTTGTTGGTTTTCTGAAATATGAAACCTAACTTCTCAAATAAAGGACAACAACATGGAACTTATTTTAAGAAAAGATGTTCAAAATTTAGGATTTAAAGATGATGTAGTAACTGTGAAAAACGGATACGGTCGTAACTTTTTAATCCCACAAGGATTTGCTCATTTAGCTACTTCTTCTGCAAAGAAAGTATTGGCTGAAAACCTAAAACAAAGAGCTCACAAAGAAGCTAAAGTTGTAGCAGATGCAAAAGCATTAGCTGAAAGCTTAAAAGCTATCGAAATTAAAATTTCTGCTAAAGCAGGTGGTGAAAAATTATTCGGATCTATTACAAACATTGATATCGCTGAAGCTTTAGCTAAAGGTGGTCAAGTAATTGATAGAAAATTCATTACTTCTGGTATCGTTAAACGTACTGGTAAATATTCTGCTTCAGTTAGATTACACAGAGATGTAATCGTTGAATTAGCATACGAAATTGTTGCTGAAAAAGCATAATTTTTAAATGTATATATTGAAATCCCGATGAAAGTCGGGATTTTTTTGTTTTAGTAATTATCAAAAAAAATAAAAATGAAATATTCTAGGTTAACCAAAGAACAATTTGAAGAATTGACTCAAGAATTTACAACCTTTTTAGCAACTCAAACAATTGACAAAGCTGAATGGGATCAAATAAAAGCTGAAAAGCCTGAAGTTGCAGAACAAGAATTGGATGTTTTTTCGGATTTAGTGTGGGAAGGCGTTTTGTCTAGAGCAACTTATTTGGAGTTTTTCTCCAAAAATCATATTTTCTTGTTTCATTGTTTTGATACTTATGTAAAATCAATCGTTTTGAAATCGTTGGTTACTGAAGTTGATTTTTTGTCAAAAGAAGGTTTGCAATGGTTGAGTGATAATATGTTTACCGAAACTATTGAAATGAAAACTGGTAAAAAGGAATTTACAGAGGAACGTAATCTTTCTATTTTTCAATTGATTCAGCAAGGCTCCATTTTGAGTGATGGACAATTATACAATCAAATTAATTCGATTATTGAATCATAAATTTGATTTTTAAACTTTAAAATGGTTATTTTAGTAGATTATTTAATGTACTAAAATAGCCATTTTTTTATGAACACATTGCAAGCTATTCAAACTCTAAGAGAAGAACTTAATCTTCACAATCATAATTATTATGTATTGGATAATCCGACATTGTCTGATTATGAGTTTGATATGAAATTAAAAGAGCTTCAGGATTTAGAAACTAAAAATCCAGAATTTTTTGATGTTAATTCCCCTACACAAAGAGTCGGAGGTACAATCACGAAAAATTTTGAAACTATTCCGCATGAATATCGTATGTATTCTTTGGATAACTCCTATTCTAAAGAAGATTTGCAAGATTGGGAAGTTAGAATTCAAAAAGTTTTAGGGGATGTTCCTTTGCAATATACATGTGAATTAAAGTATGATGGTGCTTCAATTAGTATTACTTACGAAAACGGAAAATTAGCTCGAGCTGTGACTCGTGGTGATGGTTTTCAAGGTGATGATGTTACCAATAATATTAAGACAATTAGATCAATACCTTTACATCTTAAAGGAAATTATCCCGAGCATTTTGCTATTCGTGGTGAAATTGTTTTGCCTTTTGCTGGATTCGAAAAAATGAATCAGGAGTTAATAGAAATTGGGGAAACACCTTATTCCAACCCTAGAAATACAGCTTCGGGAAGTTTAAAATTACAAGATAGTGCTGAAGTTGCCAAACGGCCTTTGGATTGTTTGCTTTATTTTTTAATTGGAAATCAATTGCCTTTTAAATCTCAGTTTGAAGGTTTAGAATCTGCTAGAAAATGGGGTTTTAAAGTTCCAAATGAATCTAAATTAGCTTCTAGTTTGGAAGAAGTTTTTCAGTTTATTGAATATTGGGATATTCATAGGCATAATCTTCCTTATGAAACAGATGGAGTTGTAGTTAAGGTTAATGATTTGCATTATCAGGAAGAATTGGGATATACAGCCAAATCGCCTCGTTGGGCAATGGCTTACAAGTTTAAAGCGGAACAGGTTTTTACGAAACTAAACTCAATATCCTACCAAGTGGGAAGAACTGGATCTATTACGCCAGTTGCTAATCTTGAGCCTGTACAATTGGCTGGAACTATTGTGAAAAGAGCTTCTTTGCATAATGCTGACCAAATAGAAAAATTAGATATTAGAATTGATGATACTGTTTTTGTAGAAAAGGGAGGGGAAATCATTCCTAAAATTATAGCGGTAGATTTAAGTAAACGCTCAGGTAATTCTGAGCCAACAAAATATATAACCCATTGTCCTGAATGCGAAACAGAATTAATTCGCAGTGAAGGTGAGGCAAATCATTATTGTCCAAATTTTTATGGTTGTCCTCCACAGATCATTGGGAGAATTCAACATTATATTTCTCGAAAAGCAATGGACATTGAAGGGCTTGGAGGTGAAACTGTAGCATTGTTATTTAATAATGGATTGGTACACAATTATGCTGATTTGTATGAATTGACTGTTGGACAAATTCTTCCATTGGAAAGAATGGCGCAAAAATCAGCTGAAAATTTGGTAAAAGGCGTTGCTAATTCTGTAGCTATTCCTTTCGAAAGCGTATTGTTTGCATTGGGTATTCGTTTTGTTGGAGAAACCGTTGCTAAAAAATTGGCAAAACATTATAAAAATATTGATGCGCTAGAACGAGCAACTCTTATGGATCTTATTTTAGTAGATGAAATTGGAGAAAGAATAGCGAAAAGTGTAATTGAGTTTTTTGAGAATAATGAAAATCGGATTATTATAGAAAGATTGAAAAAATATGGTGTGCAATTTGAGATTGTAGAAAAAGTCAATCCAAATGCAACTGAGAAATTCTTAGGTAAAACATTTGTAGTTTCTGGTGTTTTTTCTACTTATTCAAGAGATGAACTAAAAAAAGCTATTGAAGAGAATGGTGGTAAAGTGGGTAGTTCGATATCGGCAAAAACTGATTTTGTTGTTGCTGGAGATAACATGGGACCTGCTAAATTGGAAAAAGCAACTAAGTTGAATATCTCAATAATTTCCGAAGATAAATTTATAGAAATGTTACATGAAAGCTAGTACTCCTTCACTTATATTGTTTTTTATTACTTCTGTTTTAGCAATCATATTCAAGTTATTGGGACATGATATGGCGGTACTTTATACTAAGTCCATGATAATTCCATCTTTGTTTATATATTACTTAGTTTTAAATAATTATAAAATATCGCCTTTAAAGGCAGTGATTTTTTTGTCTTTTTTTATTAGAGATGTTTTTAATACATTAAAAATAAATGAGTCGGCCATGGGATCTTTTTTATGTGTTTTATTCGTCTATATCTTGTTGTTGTATATAGCTCTAAAAGAATTTCAGGAGTTTAAATTTAGTTACAGAGATGCAATTTCTATTTTTATCTTGATACTTGGGATTGGTACAATATGTTATTCTGTTTTGAATTTAAAACTCGAAAACTTAGAGTTGGACTTTTCTTTGTATGCTTTTTTTGGTATAATTTTGAGTTTTTTAGGTATAATCTCAATTATAAATTATATAAAAAGTGAGAGTTATGTTTTCTTCAATGGTATGTTGATGAGTATTTGTTTTATTATCACAGATATATTTTTTGTTTTGTATAAATTTTATTTTTACAATTACGCCTTTACCTTAGTTAGCTTAATTACTCAATTTTTATCCTACTTTTTTATGGTTAATTACTTCTTAGAGAAAGATAAGGCAATTGAGAATTTATTTATTGAATGAAGAAATTCAAAATAATATCATTTCTTGTGTAAAAGTTATTCTATTATAATTTTGTGATTATTTATTTCAAGAGCAACAACATCTAGTTTTTTTTTGGTTTTATAGCTTCTTCTCTTCATTTTATCTTCGCTTTTTTTAAGAGAAAAGTAAAAAAAAAATATCACATCGATCAAGGCTCTGGTTAAAGATAATGCTTCTTTATTATTCTTAGTATGCTTGGTTTGATGAGTTAAATATTACTGTTTTTGAATCGGTTAGTTCATGGTTTCTATCTTTGGTTTTTTAAATTTATGTATATAGTGAGAGGGGTATTGTGTAGAATAATAATGCAATGTTAAGAATATAACAAAAAGTTTTAAAAAGTCGTTATAGTTTTTTAGTTTTACGAACTCAAATGTGACTGAAATAAGTAAATTTGTAATCTTGTGAAAATACTATGTTTTTAAATTCTATAAAGAGCTTTTTATTAAAAAAATCCTTGAAGAAACAGCTGGTTAATCTTAAGGATGAATCTTTGAGGACTTCAGTTATCAAAGTTGGTTTATTTGTAGATGAAAGTAATTTTTTAGAGACAGCAGCGTTAAAACAAGAAATAATTTCCAAAGGAATTGTTGATAGTAATATTAAGATTCTTGTTTATCGTGATAATTTAATTAGCAAAGAAGTGTATTCGGAACCAACATTTGGTTTGAAGGATTTAAATCTAAAAAACGAATTTACTCAACAAGCAATAAATGAATTTATTTCAGATGATTTTGATTTATTAATTAATTATTATGCTGAAGAGAAGCCGTTTTTGCTATTTTTTACAAATAAATCTAAGGCAAAATTCAAGGTTGGTTTTTCAACCGTAGATAAAAGACTAAATCATTTGTTGATAAATATTGCGGCAGAAGATTATAAAGGCTTCACTAATGAATTATTTCGATACTTAAAAATATTAAACAAAATATAATTTAAATTATGCAATCATTAATAGGAACAGGAGTTGCCCTAGTAACACCGTTTAAAAACGATTTTACAATTGATGTTGAAGCTCTAAGAAGAATTGTAAATTTCTCTATAGACGGCGGTATTGAGTATCTTGTAGTGCTAGGTACTACGGCAGAAAATGCTACATTATCAGCAGATGAAAAAGAACTAGTTATTGCTACTGTTATTGAAGTGAATGCAGGTAGATTGCCATTGGTTCTTGGAGTAGGAGGGAATAATACATTGAAAGTTGTGGAGGAGTTACGCACAAGAGATTTTTCTGCTTTTGATGCTATTTTATCTGTTTCGCCATATTATAATAAACCAACTCAGGAAGGAATCTATCAACATTTTAAAGCAATTTCGGAAGCATCTCCTATTCCGGTAATTTTGTACAATGTGCCAGGAAGAACATCTAGTAATATGTTGCCATCAACGGTTATTAGACTGGCTAATGATTTCAAAAATGTAATTGCAATAAAAGAAGCAGCTGGAGATTTAGTTCAGGCAATGCAGCTTATAAAGGATAAACCCAAAGATTTTTTAGTAATTTCAGGTGATGACATGATTGCATTACCAGTTGTTTTGGCTGGTGGAGCTGGAGTAATATCAGTGATAGGGCAAGGTTTTCCAAAAGAATTTTCAGAAATGATTCGATTAGGATTGAATAGAAAAGTTGATGATGCTTTTAAACTTCAGTATTTATTAACTAATTGTATTGATATGATTTTTGAGCAAGGAAATCCTGCAGGAATCAAAGAAGTATTTAAGATTCTTGGTATTGCAGAGAATGTACTACGCTTGCCATTAGTTTCTGTAGATGAATCACTAGCAAATCGATTGGATATTTTTGTGAAGAAAATGGTAAAAAACTCTTAAAATACAGCTGTTTTTTTTAACTAAAGAAATATTTTGTAATAGCTAAATTAATAACTAAATTTGCCACCTAACTTTGGTGGCTTTTACTTTCTATATACTATAGGGAATAAAATTAAAATCAGTGAATCAAATGAAAAAAATAATATCTGTATTGCTTGTTGTTTTGTTTTTTAGTTCTTGTAGTGAATATCAAGATGCTTTAAAGAAAGAAGATGTAGCTGTAAAGTTTGAGGTTGGAACAAAATTATATGATGCAGGAAAATATTCAAAAGCAATTCGTCTTTTTGAACAATTAGCACCGTCTTATAGAGGTAAGCCTCAAGGTGAAAAATTGTTTTATATGTATTCACAATCTTTGTACAAAACAAAGCAATATTATTTGTCAGGTTACCAATTTGATAGTTTTGTTTCGGGTTATCCAAGAAGTGAAAAAATTGAAGAATGTTCATTTTTAGCAGCAAAAAGTTATTCTATGTTGTCTCCAGTTTATAGCATAGATCAAACGGATACTTTTAAAGCTATTGAAAAAATTCAAGGATTTATTGATCGTTATCCAAATTCTCAATACATAGTTGAAGCCAATGCAACATCAAAGAAATTAAATGATAAGATTGAACGTAAAGTTTATGAAAATGCATTAGAATACAATAGAATTTCTAATTACAAATCAGCAATAATTGCTTTTGATAATTTTATTTCAGATTATCCTGGAACATCATTTAAAGAAAAAGCATTGTATTATAAATTTGATTCGGCTTACTCATTAGCAATAAACAGTATTTATATTAAAATGGAAGAACGTTTAAATACGGCAAAAACCTATTATAATAATTTGGTTAAATTCAAACCTAATACTGAATATAAAAGTAAAGCAGACGAAATGTTAGCTAAAATTGATGTTGAGTTACAAAAATTTAATAAATAAATAAAGTCATGGATTTAAAAAAGACAAATGCTCCAGTAAATACAATAACTTATAATAAAACAGTTATTGAAGAACCTACTGGAAATGTGTATGAAGCGATAACAATTATGGCTAAAAGAGCAAATCAAATTAATTCTGAAATCAAAAAGGAATTGACTGAAAAATTAGAAGAATTTGCTACTTACAATGATAGTTTAGAAGAAGTTTTTGAAAATAAAGAGCAAATCGAAGTTTCTAAATTTTACGAAAAACTTCCAAAACCACACGCTTTAGCTGTTCAAGAATGGTTAGATGGTAAAATTTACCACAGAGATTCAAATAAATAATCTATACTAATGTCAGTTTTAAGCGGAAAAAAGATTTTGCTAGGGATTTCTGGCGGAATTGCTGCGTATAAAACGGCTTCATTAGTTAGACTCTTCATAAAAGCAGGTGCACATGTCCAAGTGATAATGACACCTGCTTCTAAGGATTTTATAACTCCACTTACCTTATCTACGTTATCTAAAAATCCAGTTTTTTCAGAATTTTACAATAAAGATGAAAAAAATGAGCAGTGGAATAGTCATGTAGAATTAGGTCTTTGGGCAGATTTAATGGTTATTGCACCGGCAACTGCCAATACGCTATCGAAAATGGCAAACGGATTGTGTGATAATCTTTTAATTGCCTGTTACTTATCTGCTAAATGTCCTGTTTATTTTGCGCCAGCAATGGATTTGGATATGTATATTCATCCTTCTACTCTTGAAAGTTTTACTGCATTAAAAGCCTTTGGGAATACGATGATACCTGCTGAAAGCGGTGAATTGGCTAGTGGTTTATCTGGAGAAGGTCGAATGGCAGAACCAGAAAATATTGTTTCTTTTTTAGAAGCGGATCTTGAAAGCAAATTACCTTTAAAAGGGAAAAAAATACTAATTACTGCTGGTCCTACATATGAAGCAATTGACCCCGTGCGTTTTATTGGGAATCATTCATCAGGTAAAATGGGATTTGATATTGCTCAAAGTGCTGCTAATTTAGGAGCAACAGTTATACTAGTTTCTGGACCAACACATTGTCGCATAAATCATTCTTTAGTTCAAGTAGTTCCTGTGGTTTCTTCCCTAGAAATGTATGATGCTTGCCATCAGTATTATCAGGATGTTGATGTTGCAATTGCAGCAGCAGCAGTTGCCGATTATAAGCCTAAAAATGTTGCAAGCCAGAAAATTAAAAAGGCAGCTGATGATTTTATAATTGAGCTTGAGAAAACTAAAGATATTTTAGCTTCATTTGGAGAATTAAAGAAAAATCAATTTTTAATAGGCTTTGCTTTAGAAACTGAAAATGAAATTGAAAATGCTAAAGCGAAAATTCAGAAAAAAAACTTAGATTTGATAGTTCTAAATTCGTTACAAGATGAAGGGGCAGGTTTTGGTAAACCCACTAATAAGGTTACCTTTATTGATAGTGCATTTCATATTGAACCTTTGGATTTGAAATCTAAAGAAGCTGTCGCCGATGATATTTTAAACAAAGTAATAGCGCATTTTTATGGTTAGATTTGTCTTGTTTTTCTTTTTAGGGTGTGGCTTTATTCAAGCCCAGCAGTTGAATTGTACTGTTACTTTAAATACTCAAAAAATAAATAATTCTAATCAGCAGGTTTTTAAAACATTAGAAACTGCTATAAATGAATTTGTAAACAAAACGGATTGGACTGGACAAATGCTTTCGCAAAAGGAAAGAATAAACTGTTCAATGTATATTACTATATCTAGTTATAGCTCGGATCAATTTGTTGCCAATATTCAAGTACAATCTTCTAGGAATATTTTTAATTCTACTTATTCATCTCCTGTTTTGAATATAAATGATAAAGATTTTACATTCAATTATACCGAATTTGAAAATTTAACTTACATTCCAACAAGTTATGATTCTAATCTCGTTTCTGTTTTATCATTTTATTCATATGTGATTTTAGGAATGGATGCTGATACCTTTGTTCCATTTGTTGGAGATCGTTATTTTAAAGAAGCACTTAATATTGCAAATTTAGCTCAACAAGGAGGTTATAAAGGTTGGAATCAATCTGACGGAACATTGAGTAGGTATTTTTTAATAAATGATTTAATGTCGCCTACTTATGCGGATATAAGACAATCGAGTCAGCTGTATTATTCAGGATTAGATACAATGAGTCAAGATTTAAAAAAAGCTAAAGAAATTATTAAAGGTTCTTTAATGAATTTAGCTAAATTGAACGAAACTAAACCCAATTCTTATCTGTTGCGTGTTTTTATGGATTCAAAGTCAGATGAAATCGTATCTATATTTACTGGAGGACCAAGCATAGCAATAAATGATATGGTAGACAGTTTAAATAGAACTTCTTCGTCAAATTCCAGTAAATGGCAATTATTAAAATATTAGCTTTCCTAATTACTTTTCTTTATAACCCAATCTATATATTTAATAAATGATAACTTCATTAGCTATAAAAAACTATGCGTTAATTGAAAAATTAACAATCGATTTTTCGAAAGGTTTTTCAATAATTACAGGAGAAACTGGTGCTGGGAAATCAATAATATTAGGAGCACTAGGTTTGGCTTTAGGGAAAAGAGCCGATTTAACTTCACTTAAAAACAAAGAAGAAAAATGTATTATTGAAGCGCATTTTGAAATATCTAAATACAATCTACTTCCTTTTTTTGAAGAAAATGATTTGGATTATGAAGATGATACCATTATTCGTAGAGAAATTCTACCTTCAGGAAAATCCAGAGCTTTTATCAATGATAGTCCTGTAAATTTGCAGGAACTTCAGGAGTTAGGGTTGTATTTAATTGATATTCATTCTCAGCAACAAACTCAGGAATTGTCTGATGAAGGGGTACAATTTAAAATCATTGATGCAATTGCTAATAATCTGGATATCATTAATTCGTATCAATCGGAATTAAAAAAGTATAAAGCAGATAAAAATAAATTAAATTCTTTAATTAAAAGAAAAACTGAGGCTTCTAAAGAGCAGGAATACAATACCTTTCTTTTAGAGGAATTAATGGGAGCCAAACTAAAGTCTGGTGAACAAGAAGTTTTAGAAGAAGAATATGAGCAATTGAATAATGTTGAAATCATTAAAGAATCTCTTGATAAGTCTTTGGCTATTGCCAATGAGGAGCAAATAGGTGTGATGCATAATTTGAATGAAATAAAAAATGCCATTCAAAAAATAGCCACTTTTTCTACAGATTATACTTTATTATTTGAGAGAATTACAAGTTTAAAAATCGAATTTGAAGACATTGCGATTGAATTGAATCGTTGTTCTGAAAAATTAATTAATGATCCAGAGCAGTTAAACTTGATTAATCAAAAACTACAATTAATCTATAATTTGCAAAAGAAACATCAAGTAAGTACAGTTGATGAGTTACTTATTGTTCAGAATACTTTAGAAAATTCGGTATTAGAATTAGGAAATATTGATGAAGAGATTGTGAAATTAACTGCATTAGTTGATGCTAATGCAATACAATTGGATCAAATTTGCGATACCATTCATAATAATAGACAAAAAGCAATTCCTCTATTGTCACAAAAATTGATTACCATATTAGAGACTTTAGGAATGCCTAATGTTAGATTTAAAATGGAATTAAATCCTAGTTCGACTTATTTTGAAAACGGAAAAGATGAATTACAGTTTTTAATTTCTGCGAATAAAGGAACTGATTTTGGATTGTTAAAGAAAGTAGCTTCTGGAGGTGAAATGTCACGTATTATGCTTGCAGTAAAAGCTATATTGGCGCAATATTCAAAATTACCGACATTGATTTTTGATGAAATTGATACAGGTGTTTCTGGAGAAATCGCTAATAAAATGGGGGAGATAATGAAAGAGATGAGTACTCAGATGCAGATATTTGCTATAACACATTTACCACAAATTGCTGCTAAGGGAAATGAGCATTTTAAAGTGTTTAAGTCTACTGTTGGTGAGGATACCCAATCAGAATTGAAATTATTAACTAGCGAAGAACGAGTTGTAGAAATAGCTCAAATGTTGTCAGGAACTGTCATTTCAGATTCTGCCTTAAATCATGCAAAAGCCTTGTTGAACTAAATATTTGGGCTATATTTGTTCATTCAATTTTAAAAATTTTAGAAATTACAATATAAATTAACGTACAAAGGATTATGATTATAGAACCAAGAATGAGAGGATTTATTTGTTTGACTGCTCAGCCAAAGGGAAGCGAACAAAGTGTAAAAAATCAAATTGAATATGTAAAATCAAAAGGAACTATAGCAGGAGCTAAGAAAGTTTTGGTTATTGGAGCTTCAACTGGTTTTGGTTTGGCTTCAAGAATTACAAGTGCTTTTGGTTCAGATGCTGCAACAATTGGAGTGTTTTTTGAAAAAGAACCTTCAGAAGGTAAAACAGCTTCTCCAGGTTGGTATAATTCAGCCGCTTTTGAAAATGAAGCTCATAAAGCTGGTTTGTATGCAAAAAGTATCAATGGAGATGCTTTTTCAAATGAAGTTAAAAGACAAACTTTAGATCTAATCAAAGCTGATTTAGGTCAAGTTGATTTAATTATTTACAGTCTTGCTTCACCAGTACGTTTAAACCCAAATACAGGAGTTTTACACCGTTCAACTTTAAAACCAATTGGACAAACATTTACAAATAAAACAGTAGATTTTCATACTGGAAAAGTTTCAGATGTTTCTATTGAACCTTCTTCTGAAGATGATATTGTCAATACAGTTGCTGTAATGGGAGGTGAAGATTGGGCTATGTGGATTGATGCTTTGAAAGCAGAAAATCTATTAGCTCCAGGAGCTACAACGGTTGCTTATTCATATATTGGACCATCATTGACTGAGGCTGTTTATAGAAAAGGAACAATTGGCCGT
The Flavobacterium sp. 5 DNA segment above includes these coding regions:
- a CDS encoding LytTR family DNA-binding domain-containing protein, with product MKLNCVVVDDSSIQRMIIAKLVNNHTNLNLIGDFSNAIEAKSCMTVHNVDLIFLDIEMPVISGFDFLDGLKTKPQIIFITSKAEYAMKAFDYDATDYLQKPISIERFNASVRRAIDHFLLKKENKEDEGEHIFIKSNLKKLKIFTSKIKWIEAFGDYVKVVTEDDSNLVLSTMKSFENDLSKEKFIRVHKSYIVNIDKIDRFNSKFAEIGVTKIPLSRNKKEDLVKALAYS
- the rpsF gene encoding 30S ribosomal protein S6; translated protein: MNHYETVFILNPVLSEVQVKETVSKFEDFLTSRGAEMVSKEDWGLKKMAYEIQNKKSGFYHLFEFKVSGEVLIAFETEFRRDERVMRFLTVSLDKHAISWAERRRAKLKSQKA
- the rpsR gene encoding 30S ribosomal protein S18, which gives rise to MATLQQSASGKKDGDIRYLTPLNIETNKTKKYCRFKKSGIKYIDYKDADFLLKFVNEQGKILPRRLTGTSLKYQRKVSVAVKRARHLALMPYVADLLK
- the rplI gene encoding 50S ribosomal protein L9, coding for MELILRKDVQNLGFKDDVVTVKNGYGRNFLIPQGFAHLATSSAKKVLAENLKQRAHKEAKVVADAKALAESLKAIEIKISAKAGGEKLFGSITNIDIAEALAKGGQVIDRKFITSGIVKRTGKYSASVRLHRDVIVELAYEIVAEKA
- a CDS encoding DUF6495 family protein yields the protein MKYSRLTKEQFEELTQEFTTFLATQTIDKAEWDQIKAEKPEVAEQELDVFSDLVWEGVLSRATYLEFFSKNHIFLFHCFDTYVKSIVLKSLVTEVDFLSKEGLQWLSDNMFTETIEMKTGKKEFTEERNLSIFQLIQQGSILSDGQLYNQINSIIES
- the ligA gene encoding NAD-dependent DNA ligase LigA, translating into MNTLQAIQTLREELNLHNHNYYVLDNPTLSDYEFDMKLKELQDLETKNPEFFDVNSPTQRVGGTITKNFETIPHEYRMYSLDNSYSKEDLQDWEVRIQKVLGDVPLQYTCELKYDGASISITYENGKLARAVTRGDGFQGDDVTNNIKTIRSIPLHLKGNYPEHFAIRGEIVLPFAGFEKMNQELIEIGETPYSNPRNTASGSLKLQDSAEVAKRPLDCLLYFLIGNQLPFKSQFEGLESARKWGFKVPNESKLASSLEEVFQFIEYWDIHRHNLPYETDGVVVKVNDLHYQEELGYTAKSPRWAMAYKFKAEQVFTKLNSISYQVGRTGSITPVANLEPVQLAGTIVKRASLHNADQIEKLDIRIDDTVFVEKGGEIIPKIIAVDLSKRSGNSEPTKYITHCPECETELIRSEGEANHYCPNFYGCPPQIIGRIQHYISRKAMDIEGLGGETVALLFNNGLVHNYADLYELTVGQILPLERMAQKSAENLVKGVANSVAIPFESVLFALGIRFVGETVAKKLAKHYKNIDALERATLMDLILVDEIGERIAKSVIEFFENNENRIIIERLKKYGVQFEIVEKVNPNATEKFLGKTFVVSGVFSTYSRDELKKAIEENGGKVGSSISAKTDFVVAGDNMGPAKLEKATKLNISIISEDKFIEMLHES
- the dapA gene encoding 4-hydroxy-tetrahydrodipicolinate synthase; this translates as MQSLIGTGVALVTPFKNDFTIDVEALRRIVNFSIDGGIEYLVVLGTTAENATLSADEKELVIATVIEVNAGRLPLVLGVGGNNTLKVVEELRTRDFSAFDAILSVSPYYNKPTQEGIYQHFKAISEASPIPVILYNVPGRTSSNMLPSTVIRLANDFKNVIAIKEAAGDLVQAMQLIKDKPKDFLVISGDDMIALPVVLAGGAGVISVIGQGFPKEFSEMIRLGLNRKVDDAFKLQYLLTNCIDMIFEQGNPAGIKEVFKILGIAENVLRLPLVSVDESLANRLDIFVKKMVKNS
- a CDS encoding outer membrane protein assembly factor BamD — protein: MKKIISVLLVVLFFSSCSEYQDALKKEDVAVKFEVGTKLYDAGKYSKAIRLFEQLAPSYRGKPQGEKLFYMYSQSLYKTKQYYLSGYQFDSFVSGYPRSEKIEECSFLAAKSYSMLSPVYSIDQTDTFKAIEKIQGFIDRYPNSQYIVEANATSKKLNDKIERKVYENALEYNRISNYKSAIIAFDNFISDYPGTSFKEKALYYKFDSAYSLAINSIYIKMEERLNTAKTYYNNLVKFKPNTEYKSKADEMLAKIDVELQKFNK
- a CDS encoding DNA-directed RNA polymerase subunit omega, producing the protein MDLKKTNAPVNTITYNKTVIEEPTGNVYEAITIMAKRANQINSEIKKELTEKLEEFATYNDSLEEVFENKEQIEVSKFYEKLPKPHALAVQEWLDGKIYHRDSNK
- the coaBC gene encoding bifunctional phosphopantothenoylcysteine decarboxylase/phosphopantothenate--cysteine ligase CoaBC, which codes for MSVLSGKKILLGISGGIAAYKTASLVRLFIKAGAHVQVIMTPASKDFITPLTLSTLSKNPVFSEFYNKDEKNEQWNSHVELGLWADLMVIAPATANTLSKMANGLCDNLLIACYLSAKCPVYFAPAMDLDMYIHPSTLESFTALKAFGNTMIPAESGELASGLSGEGRMAEPENIVSFLEADLESKLPLKGKKILITAGPTYEAIDPVRFIGNHSSGKMGFDIAQSAANLGATVILVSGPTHCRINHSLVQVVPVVSSLEMYDACHQYYQDVDVAIAAAAVADYKPKNVASQKIKKAADDFIIELEKTKDILASFGELKKNQFLIGFALETENEIENAKAKIQKKNLDLIVLNSLQDEGAGFGKPTNKVTFIDSAFHIEPLDLKSKEAVADDILNKVIAHFYG